The genome window ATTTCTTTTATTGTGGCTAACTATTGCCATCACTTAATTGCAGCATTGCATACAAAGAATTAAGCACATGGGATATGATCGAGTGGCGCTAACTATCAAAGAAGCTTTAAGGGATCAAGTAGAGGGTGTTGGACCAAGCTCAGAGGTTTTGGTGAAAATTGCTGAGAATCTCGGCTTGAGCTCAAACCAGGAGACTCTGATTGAAGCCGTTGCCCTTGAAAAGTTGAAGGAGAATGCTgaacaaattgaaaaaacatCAGAGGTTGAGATTATTGATCAAATGATTGGTCTTGTGACTCGCATGCATGATCGCCTTGTCACAATAAAGCAGTCGCAGAGCTGTAGCCCTGTCCCTATTCCCGCTGACTTCTGTTGTCCTCTTTCCCTTGAGTTGATGACAGATCCAGTTATTGTGGCATCTGGGCAAACCTATGAGAGGGCTTTTATTAAAAATTGGATTGATCTTGGGCTTACTGTCTGTCCTAAGACTCGGCAAACAGTTGCTCGCACAAATCTGATTCCTAATTACACGGTTAAGGCACTAATTGCTACTTGGTGCGAGTCAAACAATGTGAAGTTGCCTGATCCCTTGAAGTCCATGAGCTTAACTCAACCTACTCCACTACTCACACATGCTGAATCAGGGCCACCTGAGGATTTACAGATTTATCCTAATTCCAAAGACAACTGGACATTGTCACCTGAGCCAATTCAGTCTGGCAGTCGTTGTAAGAGCTTGATTTCCTCTGCTGGAACTTATGGAGAAGGAGCTTCTCCACTTCATCCCCGCTCTACTTCTGAGGGTTCCTTGTCAAGTGTAACTGGTAATGGATTGGGTTTGGATATTGACAGGCTGTCACTAAAAAGTTCTGAAGACAAGGCTACTGACTCAGAAGCAAGGAGCACAGATTCAGTTGGTGAAAAGTCTGTGTCACCAGTGAGAAAGGACTCTTTTAATATTGGCGGACCTTGTGAGCCTTCGCAGAGCCATAGCAGAACCTTGTCAGCTTCCAGCATGCTTTCAAGTACAAATATCAATGAAAGAATGTCAGTGGATGCCAATGGGACTTCAGATGTATCCGATCATCGTACTTCTTATAGCAGTGATGCTTCTGGGGTGGTGAAAGCAGAGCCGCAGGTTGATGGTGCCTGGAATACTCCGCAGAGGGAAACTGAGGTACCCCTCCGTTTGGTGGAGACACGATCCAGAAGCCAAAAAATATGGCACCGGCCATCAGAGAGGTTTGTTCCAAGGATAGTTTCTTCACCAGCTATTGAGACAGGGTTAGATCTTTCTGGTCTTGAATCTCATGTTCGGAAGCTGGTTGAGGACTTGAGGAGCACTTCAGTTGATGCTCAAAGAGAAGCAACAGCTGACCTCAGGCAACTTGCGAAGCAAAATACGGATAACAGAATTGTAATAACAAGCTGTGGAGCCATTAGCTTGTTGGTTAACTTGCTTTACTCAGCAGATTCAGAGATTCAGGAAAATGCGGTCACAACACTCCTGAATTTGTCGATTAATGACAACAATAAAACTGCTATTGCCAATGCCGAAGCTATTGAACCCCTAATTCATGTTCTTCACACAGGAAGCCCCACGGCCAAGGAAAACTCAGCGGCCACTCTCTTTAGTCTCTCTGTGATTGAGGAAAACAAGATTAGGATTGGAAGGTCTGGAGCCATTGAACCTCTGGTTGATTTACTAGGAAATGGAACTCCAAGGGGGAAGAAAGATGCTGCTACAGCATTGTTTAACTTGTCAA of Tripterygium wilfordii isolate XIE 37 chromosome 13, ASM1340144v1, whole genome shotgun sequence contains these proteins:
- the LOC120013016 gene encoding U-box domain-containing protein 4-like, coding for MEISLLKSPLNSISTFSHLSSFDNIKSDPMQRCYKKAEEILNLLRPILDAIVDSEIASDDMLNKAFERLGQFVDELTELFRNWQSLSSKIYFVLQINTLLVKIQTSGQDILQLLKVSHRSLPDELSSSSLEHCIQRIKHMGYDRVALTIKEALRDQVEGVGPSSEVLVKIAENLGLSSNQETLIEAVALEKLKENAEQIEKTSEVEIIDQMIGLVTRMHDRLVTIKQSQSCSPVPIPADFCCPLSLELMTDPVIVASGQTYERAFIKNWIDLGLTVCPKTRQTVARTNLIPNYTVKALIATWCESNNVKLPDPLKSMSLTQPTPLLTHAESGPPEDLQIYPNSKDNWTLSPEPIQSGSRCKSLISSAGTYGEGASPLHPRSTSEGSLSSVTGNGLGLDIDRLSLKSSEDKATDSEARSTDSVGEKSVSPVRKDSFNIGGPCEPSQSHSRTLSASSMLSSTNINERMSVDANGTSDVSDHRTSYSSDASGVVKAEPQVDGAWNTPQRETEVPLRLVETRSRSQKIWHRPSERFVPRIVSSPAIETGLDLSGLESHVRKLVEDLRSTSVDAQREATADLRQLAKQNTDNRIVITSCGAISLLVNLLYSADSEIQENAVTTLLNLSINDNNKTAIANAEAIEPLIHVLHTGSPTAKENSAATLFSLSVIEENKIRIGRSGAIEPLVDLLGNGTPRGKKDAATALFNLSIFHENKVPIVQAGAVKHLVELLDPAAGMIDKAVAVLANLATIPEGKTAIGQERGIPFIVEVIELGSARGKENAAAALLHLCTSSVRFTNIVLQEGAVPPLVVLSQSGTARAKEKAQQLLTHFKEHRHGNAGRN